A genomic region of Gemmatimonas sp. contains the following coding sequences:
- a CDS encoding GGDEF domain-containing protein, whose protein sequence is MIPSSFPASEHTAPLAPDGAPRPAGVADEDRLRIKVLFFIAAGCAALMLPLAAFRWSAGAHTRALFNLSIAAVCFALAVGLRRAKRLRMLGWAIAVVPFMGSVVTQLMERDTVAAWVFPCLVTYFVIFGRRTATLMAAVNLAVLGVLTAVVLRAPVVQLVVLLVAASWTVGLMIALVTEVEQKQREIERLATSDPLTGTGNRRALTEALSHARRQLARQREQASLVLLDVDHFKAVNDRHGHEVGDQLLVELTRLVRSRIRDADQLFRYGGEEFVLLLRHTPLEGAARMAEELRALLASQLTSPGGVVTASFGCAELAPGEEPSEWLTRADAALYVAKAEGRNRVVRARPGVATGGAPSAGVPALVPATQPLAAL, encoded by the coding sequence GTGATCCCCTCTTCGTTCCCCGCGTCCGAACACACTGCGCCGCTCGCTCCGGACGGCGCGCCACGGCCCGCCGGTGTGGCGGACGAGGATCGGCTGCGCATCAAGGTTCTGTTCTTCATTGCCGCCGGCTGCGCGGCACTGATGCTGCCGCTGGCGGCCTTCCGGTGGAGTGCCGGGGCGCATACGCGGGCGCTGTTCAACCTCTCCATTGCCGCCGTGTGTTTCGCGCTCGCGGTGGGGCTGCGTCGGGCGAAGCGGCTGAGAATGCTGGGGTGGGCGATCGCCGTCGTCCCGTTCATGGGTTCGGTGGTCACGCAGCTCATGGAGCGCGACACCGTGGCTGCGTGGGTGTTTCCCTGCCTGGTCACCTATTTCGTGATCTTCGGGCGTCGCACGGCGACGCTGATGGCGGCGGTGAACCTGGCGGTGCTCGGGGTACTCACGGCAGTGGTGCTGCGGGCGCCGGTAGTCCAGCTGGTGGTGCTGCTGGTGGCAGCCAGCTGGACAGTGGGGCTGATGATCGCGCTGGTGACCGAGGTGGAGCAGAAGCAGCGCGAGATCGAGCGGCTCGCCACGAGTGATCCGCTGACCGGTACGGGGAACCGGCGCGCGCTGACCGAAGCGCTCTCCCATGCCCGTCGGCAGCTGGCCCGGCAGCGGGAACAGGCCAGCCTGGTGCTGCTGGACGTCGACCACTTCAAGGCCGTGAACGACCGGCACGGCCATGAGGTGGGGGACCAGCTGCTGGTGGAACTGACGCGACTGGTGCGGTCGCGCATCCGCGACGCGGACCAGCTGTTCCGCTATGGCGGCGAGGAGTTCGTGCTGCTGCTGCGGCACACGCCGCTGGAAGGGGCGGCGCGGATGGCGGAGGAGCTACGCGCGCTCCTGGCGTCCCAGCTCACGTCGCCGGGCGGGGTGGTCACGGCGTCGTTCGGGTGCGCGGAGCTGGCGCCCGGTGAGGAGCCGTCGGAGTGGCTGACCCGGGCGGACGCGGCGCTGTACGTGGCCAAGGCCGAGGGGCGGAACCGGGTGGTGCGCGCACGTCCGGGGGTGGCGACGGGCGGGGCGCCGTCGGCGGGGGTTCCGGCCCTCGTGCCGGCGACGCAGCCACTGGCGGCGCTCTAA
- a CDS encoding transposase — MVCTAACSANRTAKAVTYRSDKSDGPTAGTETVDPLEFLARLLVHIPEKGHVTTRQYGWYAHRARGMRGRRSRHTFDE; from the coding sequence ATTGTCTGTACCGCCGCCTGCTCGGCGAACCGGACCGCGAAGGCCGTGACGTACCGGTCGGACAAGTCCGACGGTCCGACGGCGGGCACGGAGACCGTGGACCCGCTGGAGTTCCTGGCCCGGTTGCTCGTGCACATTCCGGAGAAGGGGCACGTCACGACTCGGCAGTATGGCTGGTATGCCCATCGCGCGCGGGGCATGCGAGGTCGGCGATCGCGCCACACGTTCGACGAATAG
- a CDS encoding PEP-CTERM sorting domain-containing protein, with protein MRSCIALSTLLLVAAPLGAQTIYTGFTQNPGCVVNGPNMCAQKIAPQGAALTARNAFFSNLTNNVGTQNLESFAPGLGAPLALDFGFAGIATLTGSGNIETEDPLDIIPFGRFAISGSQYYQTQAAGVANFSIVFSQLVAGFGFYGIDFGDVGGSVGLDLFGGGVKLNTLVIQPQVAPSGTFVPELNGGLRYWGVLFGSNTIDRVDFTLTGLDYDADVFAFDDLTVADASQVQSTVPEPATFALMGAGLLGVVVVRRRCRR; from the coding sequence ATGCGCTCGTGCATCGCACTTTCCACGCTTCTGCTGGTCGCGGCACCCCTCGGCGCGCAGACGATCTACACCGGGTTCACGCAGAACCCCGGCTGCGTCGTGAACGGCCCCAACATGTGCGCGCAGAAGATCGCGCCGCAGGGTGCGGCGCTCACCGCCCGCAACGCCTTCTTCAGCAACCTCACCAATAACGTCGGCACGCAGAACCTTGAGAGCTTTGCGCCTGGCCTGGGGGCGCCGCTCGCCCTCGACTTCGGCTTCGCCGGCATCGCCACGCTCACCGGCTCGGGCAACATCGAGACCGAGGATCCGCTCGACATCATCCCCTTCGGCCGGTTCGCCATCAGCGGCAGCCAGTACTACCAGACGCAGGCCGCCGGTGTCGCCAACTTTTCCATCGTCTTCAGCCAACTGGTTGCCGGCTTCGGCTTCTACGGCATCGACTTCGGCGACGTCGGGGGTTCGGTCGGACTCGATCTCTTCGGCGGTGGCGTCAAGCTGAACACGCTGGTGATCCAGCCACAGGTGGCGCCGTCGGGCACGTTCGTGCCGGAGCTGAACGGTGGCCTGCGCTACTGGGGCGTGCTCTTCGGCAGCAACACCATTGACCGTGTGGATTTCACCCTGACCGGTCTGGATTATGACGCCGACGTGTTTGCCTTCGACGATCTCACCGTCGCGGATGCGAGCCAGGTCCAGAGCACCGTGCCGGAGCCGGCCACCTTCGCGCTCATGGGGGCGGGCCTGCTGGGGGTCGTCGTGGTCCGGCGTCGTTGCCGGAGGTAG
- a CDS encoding FAD-dependent oxidoreductase — translation MPSRRDVIRQLALGAPLVLLAPACRPLRPRGAPVGGTRADLVIAGGGLGGCAAALAACANGLRVILTEETDWIGGQLTAQAVPPDENRWIETIGGTASYRALREAVRARYRRDYPLTARARTIARLNPGSGWVSRLCADPRAWLAELEVLLAPHEGAGMLRILRRHRVVDADVQGDRVRALRARSLETGRDVVLEAPWFADATELGDLLPLTGTEYMVGAESRAQTGEPHAKDAPEPDNVQGFTVCFAMDWRPGEDHTIARPAQYDRWRAQRMRSDEVAGAPLLSFDDPDSRPIGFDPVARKGFWSYRRIVDRDLFTPGSAGGAFDQDCTIVNWIQNDYAWGSLTDGTAADAARHLEAARQLSLSLLYWLQVECPRPDGGQGWRGLRLRPDVVGTADGLAKAPYIREGRRILAEATVLEQHVTLEGRMADTGASQEAARAYPWPDSVGIGHYSMDLHVSTRGDRGRYGDTLPFQIPLGALLPRRMENLLPAGKNLGVTHLTNGCYRLHPIEWNVGEAVGHLVAVARRHGTTPRAVRHTPALLANYQRQLVAGGIPLAWPDPLPPG, via the coding sequence ATGCCCTCCCGTCGCGACGTCATCCGCCAGCTGGCCCTCGGCGCACCGCTGGTGCTGCTGGCCCCCGCCTGCCGGCCGCTGCGTCCGCGCGGGGCGCCGGTGGGGGGGACGCGCGCCGACCTCGTCATTGCCGGCGGCGGGCTGGGCGGGTGCGCCGCCGCGCTGGCCGCCTGCGCCAACGGCCTCCGCGTGATCCTCACCGAGGAGACCGACTGGATCGGTGGGCAGCTCACCGCGCAGGCCGTCCCCCCCGACGAGAACCGGTGGATCGAGACCATCGGCGGCACCGCCAGCTACCGCGCGCTGCGCGAGGCGGTCCGCGCGCGCTACCGCCGCGACTACCCGCTCACCGCGCGCGCCCGCACCATCGCGCGCCTCAACCCCGGCAGCGGCTGGGTCTCCCGCCTCTGCGCCGACCCGCGCGCGTGGCTGGCCGAGCTGGAGGTGCTGCTGGCGCCGCACGAGGGCGCGGGCATGCTGCGCATCCTGCGGCGGCACCGCGTGGTGGACGCCGACGTGCAGGGCGACCGCGTGCGCGCCCTGCGGGCCCGGTCGCTGGAGACGGGTCGCGACGTGGTGCTCGAGGCCCCCTGGTTTGCCGACGCCACCGAGTTGGGGGACCTGCTCCCGCTCACCGGCACCGAGTACATGGTGGGCGCCGAGTCGCGCGCACAAACCGGCGAGCCGCACGCCAAGGACGCGCCGGAGCCCGACAACGTGCAGGGGTTCACCGTGTGCTTCGCCATGGACTGGCGCCCGGGGGAGGACCACACCATCGCGCGCCCGGCGCAGTACGACCGGTGGCGCGCGCAGCGCATGCGCTCCGACGAGGTGGCGGGGGCGCCGCTGCTCTCTTTCGACGACCCCGACAGCCGCCCCATCGGCTTCGATCCCGTGGCGCGGAAGGGGTTCTGGAGCTATCGCCGCATCGTGGACCGCGACCTGTTCACGCCGGGGAGCGCGGGGGGCGCGTTCGACCAGGACTGCACCATCGTCAACTGGATCCAGAATGACTACGCGTGGGGGTCGCTCACCGACGGCACCGCGGCCGATGCCGCGCGGCACCTGGAGGCGGCACGGCAGCTCAGCCTGTCGCTGCTGTATTGGCTGCAGGTGGAGTGCCCGCGCCCCGATGGGGGCCAGGGGTGGCGCGGGCTTCGGCTGCGCCCCGACGTGGTGGGCACCGCCGACGGGCTGGCCAAGGCGCCGTACATCCGCGAGGGGCGGCGCATCCTCGCGGAGGCCACGGTGCTGGAGCAGCACGTGACGCTGGAGGGGCGCATGGCGGACACCGGGGCGTCACAGGAGGCGGCGCGGGCGTACCCGTGGCCCGACAGCGTGGGGATCGGGCACTACTCCATGGACCTGCACGTCTCCACGCGCGGCGACCGCGGCCGCTACGGCGACACGCTCCCCTTCCAGATCCCGCTGGGGGCGCTGCTGCCGCGGCGCATGGAGAACCTCCTCCCCGCCGGCAAGAACCTGGGGGTCACGCACCTCACCAACGGCTGCTACCGCCTGCACCCCATCGAGTGGAACGTGGGAGAGGCGGTGGGGCACCTGGTGGCGGTCGCGAGGCGGCACGGCACCACGCCGCGCGCCGTGCGCCACACCCCTGCGTTATTGGCCAACTACCAGCGGCAGCTTGTGGCAGGAGGCATCCCGCTGGCGTGGCCCGATCCGCTGCCGCCGGGGTGA
- a CDS encoding M1 family aminopeptidase: MFGHLLAFELRSHFRRPVTWLYVAIMFLLAFFAISTDAILIGESLGKVKKNSPYSLAQMYGIMLAIGQIITSALVGTTVLRDVDVGVHELLFTTRLTRRGYLGAKYLAAFAAMLLVFAALPVGALLGTAMPWVNPETVQAIRVWDYVQPFLVIGVPGVFFLSALIFTTGTLTRSAFTVYVAGILLLVGYSIAANLIRTLDYDQIANLVDPFAIRSISLETRYWTPAERNTRLLPLGSFLLANRALWAAIGAVLLAVAFRFTRLEVGAPLTGRRRKAAPAATAASGAVPVPVPSSAPAAATGRRRAPSLGTAWWDVTRFQATAMIRSVPFLAIAAIGMINTIMNAWFADQSGISRSWPMSWIVSESVIGGNALFMIVLLTFYAGELVWRERQLRADQVADATPVPTAAVLLGKYTAMLGVLFAYATAVMLAGMAVPLLKGFPVVDVPVYLWHTYPYDFPGWIAMTALAFLAQALVPRKAIGHVVVILVFVANIALSNLGYTHQLLQVGTSPDFTWTDLNGLGDVLPALVTLHGYSLSLAAVLLAVAYVAWPRGTAAAPLGVRLATRFRRPARVATAGGVFGMAAFGGTFFYNANVLNRYESRKSTERRQVEYERRWRPLEALRVPKVVATSLAVDLAPTARTARLSTRYTMVNRTDRALDSVLVNVASDAPGLAVTLDSLVFDRGATLLAADTAFGVRLLRLAQPLAPGDTLRLHVVQRLAARGFPNGAPDRSLVENGTFLNRDWFPTLGYSQGGELGSDELRKKYGLPPTRRALPRTDVAGLQRQSFTADADFVAFDATVSTDPDQIAMAPGYLEREWTADGRRYFRYVMDAPMPNFFAVLSARWTVTRGKWGQVPIEVYHHPAHRFNVARMIEASQASLALYTQEFGPYQHRQLRIVEFPRYQGFAQSFPNTVPYSEGIGFVARVDSTDVEDTDLPYFVTAHEIAHQWFPYQRMPADVEGAQALSEALSEYAALVATARRHGLPFTQKFLRSELDRYLRGRASETRSERPLTRVDRESYVWYQKGSLALFALRELIGEATLHRAIRAYLDEGRFTGPPYATTFDLMRHLTAATPDSLRYALTDYFDTITLWDVRADSATSRQRADGQYEVTVVATAKKFRADSLGNETAIPMADYVDVGVFDAPESGARLGRPLAIRRVKVTTGMSRHTFVVPKPPTRAGIDPYSLLIDRNPGDNTREVKR; the protein is encoded by the coding sequence ATGTTCGGCCACCTCCTCGCCTTCGAACTGCGGAGCCACTTCCGTCGCCCCGTCACGTGGCTCTACGTGGCCATCATGTTCCTGCTGGCCTTCTTTGCGATCAGCACCGACGCGATCCTGATCGGGGAGTCGCTCGGGAAAGTCAAGAAGAACAGCCCCTATTCGCTCGCGCAGATGTACGGCATCATGCTCGCGATCGGGCAGATCATCACCAGTGCCCTCGTGGGAACGACCGTGCTCCGCGACGTGGACGTTGGCGTCCACGAGCTGCTCTTCACCACGCGACTCACGCGGCGCGGCTACCTCGGCGCCAAGTACCTCGCCGCCTTCGCCGCGATGCTGCTGGTGTTCGCGGCGCTGCCCGTGGGAGCGCTGCTGGGCACCGCCATGCCGTGGGTGAACCCCGAGACGGTGCAGGCGATCCGGGTCTGGGATTACGTGCAGCCCTTTCTGGTGATCGGCGTGCCTGGGGTGTTCTTCCTGAGTGCGCTGATCTTCACGACGGGCACGCTCACCCGCAGTGCGTTCACCGTGTATGTCGCCGGAATCCTGCTGCTGGTCGGCTACTCCATTGCGGCCAATCTCATCCGCACGCTGGATTACGACCAGATCGCGAACCTGGTCGATCCGTTCGCCATCCGCTCGATCAGCCTCGAGACGCGCTACTGGACGCCTGCCGAGCGCAACACCCGGCTGCTGCCGCTGGGCAGCTTCCTGCTCGCGAACCGTGCCCTCTGGGCGGCGATCGGCGCCGTGCTGCTTGCGGTCGCGTTCCGGTTCACGCGGCTCGAAGTCGGGGCGCCCCTCACCGGGCGGCGCCGCAAGGCGGCACCGGCCGCGACGGCCGCGAGCGGCGCGGTGCCGGTCCCGGTGCCCTCGAGCGCACCGGCCGCCGCGACCGGGCGGCGGCGCGCGCCGTCGCTCGGGACGGCGTGGTGGGACGTGACCCGCTTCCAGGCCACGGCCATGATCCGGTCGGTCCCGTTCCTCGCGATCGCGGCGATCGGGATGATCAACACCATCATGAACGCGTGGTTCGCCGACCAGAGCGGCATCAGCCGCAGCTGGCCGATGAGCTGGATCGTGTCGGAGAGCGTGATCGGGGGCAACGCGCTGTTCATGATCGTGCTGCTGACGTTCTACGCCGGGGAACTGGTCTGGCGCGAGCGCCAGCTCCGCGCCGACCAGGTCGCGGATGCGACGCCCGTGCCCACCGCCGCCGTGCTGCTCGGCAAGTACACGGCCATGCTCGGTGTCCTGTTCGCGTATGCGACGGCGGTGATGCTCGCCGGGATGGCCGTGCCCCTGCTCAAGGGCTTTCCCGTGGTGGACGTGCCGGTGTACTTGTGGCACACGTATCCCTACGACTTCCCGGGGTGGATCGCGATGACGGCGCTCGCGTTCCTCGCGCAGGCGCTCGTGCCGCGCAAGGCGATCGGGCACGTGGTTGTCATCCTCGTCTTCGTGGCCAACATCGCGCTGAGCAACCTCGGGTACACACACCAGCTGCTGCAGGTGGGGACGTCGCCCGACTTCACCTGGACCGACCTCAATGGGCTGGGCGACGTGCTGCCGGCGCTGGTGACGCTGCACGGATACTCGCTCTCGCTCGCGGCGGTGCTGCTCGCGGTGGCGTACGTGGCGTGGCCGCGCGGGACCGCGGCCGCGCCGCTCGGCGTGCGGCTCGCGACCCGCTTCCGCCGGCCGGCCCGCGTGGCCACGGCCGGTGGCGTGTTCGGCATGGCGGCCTTCGGCGGCACCTTCTTCTACAACGCGAACGTCCTCAACCGGTACGAGTCGCGGAAGAGCACCGAACGGCGACAGGTGGAGTACGAGCGCCGCTGGCGGCCGCTCGAGGCGCTTCGCGTGCCGAAGGTCGTGGCGACGAGCCTCGCCGTGGACCTCGCCCCGACCGCGCGCACGGCGCGGCTCTCGACCCGCTACACCATGGTCAACCGCACCGACCGCGCGCTCGACAGCGTGCTGGTGAACGTCGCGAGCGACGCGCCGGGGCTCGCCGTGACGCTCGATTCGCTCGTCTTCGACCGGGGGGCCACCCTCCTCGCCGCCGACACCGCGTTCGGGGTCCGGCTGCTGCGCCTGGCGCAGCCCTTGGCGCCGGGTGACACGTTGCGCCTGCACGTCGTCCAGCGCCTCGCCGCGCGCGGCTTCCCCAACGGGGCCCCCGACCGCTCGCTGGTCGAGAACGGCACCTTCCTCAACCGCGACTGGTTCCCGACGCTTGGCTACAGCCAGGGGGGCGAACTCGGCAGCGACGAACTGCGAAAGAAGTACGGCCTGCCCCCAACGCGTCGTGCGCTCCCGCGCACCGATGTGGCCGGGCTGCAGCGCCAGAGCTTCACCGCCGACGCCGACTTCGTGGCGTTCGACGCCACCGTGAGCACCGACCCCGACCAGATCGCGATGGCGCCCGGCTACCTCGAGCGGGAGTGGACGGCGGACGGGCGCCGGTACTTCCGCTACGTGATGGACGCCCCGATGCCCAACTTCTTCGCGGTGCTCTCGGCGCGATGGACCGTGACGCGGGGCAAGTGGGGGCAGGTGCCCATCGAGGTGTATCACCATCCCGCCCACCGCTTCAACGTGGCGCGCATGATCGAGGCGTCGCAGGCGTCGCTGGCGCTCTACACGCAGGAGTTCGGGCCCTACCAGCACCGGCAGTTGCGCATCGTGGAGTTCCCCCGGTATCAGGGGTTCGCGCAGTCGTTCCCGAACACGGTGCCCTACTCGGAGGGGATCGGCTTCGTCGCGCGCGTGGACAGCACCGACGTGGAGGATACCGACCTGCCGTACTTCGTGACCGCGCACGAGATCGCGCACCAGTGGTTCCCGTACCAGCGCATGCCCGCCGACGTGGAGGGGGCGCAGGCGCTGTCGGAAGCGCTGTCGGAGTACGCAGCCCTCGTGGCGACCGCGCGCAGGCACGGGCTGCCGTTCACGCAGAAGTTCCTGCGGTCGGAGCTCGACCGCTACCTGCGCGGGCGCGCGTCGGAGACCCGCAGCGAGCGCCCGCTCACGCGGGTGGATCGCGAGTCGTACGTGTGGTACCAGAAGGGCTCGCTCGCGCTCTTCGCGCTGCGGGAGCTCATTGGTGAGGCGACGCTGCACCGGGCCATTCGCGCGTACCTCGACGAGGGGCGCTTCACCGGCCCCCCGTACGCGACGACGTTCGACCTCATGCGGCACCTGACCGCGGCCACGCCGGACTCGCTGCGCTATGCCCTCACCGACTACTTCGACACGATCACCCTGTGGGACGTGCGGGCGGACAGCGCGACCAGTCGCCAGCGTGCCGATGGGCAGTACGAGGTGACCGTGGTGGCCACGGCGAAGAAGTTCCGCGCCGACTCGCTGGGGAACGAGACCGCGATCCCGATGGCGGACTACGTGGATGTGGGAGTGTTCGACGCGCCCGAGTCCGGTGCGCGGCTCGGGCGGCCGCTGGCCATCCGGCGCGTGAAGGTCACGACGGGGATGAGCCGGCACACCTTCGTGGTGCCGAAGCCGCCCACACGCGCGGGGATCGATCCCTACTCCCTGCTGATCGACCGCAACCCGGGGGACAACACGCGGGAGGTGAAGCGGTAG
- a CDS encoding ABC transporter ATP-binding protein — protein sequence MSLRIQELSKTYPNGVHALRGISLTIEPGMFGLLGPNGAGKSSLMRTIATLQPPDAGTIHFGDIDVLAEPERLRAQLGYLPQEFGLYPNMPADAVLDHFASLKGVGDRAERKALVDRLLHQVNLHEVRGKSVGGFSGGMKQRLGIAIALAGSPRLLIVDEPTAGLDPTERNRFLNLLADISEEVVVILSTHIVEDVRELCSQMAIINQGRVIVHGAPQRILDEVRGRIWRRTVPRAQAEAYRARHEVISARLAAGSTVLHVYAESDPGDGFEAVEPVLEDVYFHRLATAAGGRVPAEA from the coding sequence ATGTCGCTCCGCATTCAAGAACTGTCGAAGACCTATCCCAATGGTGTGCACGCCCTCCGCGGCATCTCGCTCACCATCGAGCCGGGGATGTTCGGGCTCCTTGGGCCAAATGGGGCGGGAAAATCCTCGCTGATGCGCACCATCGCGACGCTGCAGCCGCCCGACGCCGGGACCATCCACTTCGGCGACATCGACGTTCTTGCGGAACCGGAGCGCCTGCGCGCCCAGCTCGGCTACCTGCCCCAGGAGTTCGGGCTCTATCCCAACATGCCGGCCGACGCGGTGCTCGATCACTTCGCGTCGCTCAAGGGGGTCGGTGATCGCGCCGAGCGCAAGGCGCTCGTCGATCGCTTGCTGCACCAGGTGAATCTCCACGAGGTCCGTGGGAAGAGCGTGGGCGGGTTCTCCGGCGGCATGAAGCAGCGCCTCGGCATCGCGATTGCCCTCGCTGGCAGCCCCCGCCTGCTCATCGTGGACGAGCCCACCGCCGGCCTCGACCCCACGGAACGCAACCGCTTCCTCAACCTTCTTGCCGACATCAGCGAGGAGGTCGTGGTCATCCTCTCCACGCACATCGTCGAGGATGTGCGCGAGCTCTGCTCGCAGATGGCGATCATCAATCAGGGGCGCGTGATCGTGCACGGGGCCCCGCAGCGCATCCTCGACGAGGTGCGTGGGCGCATCTGGCGCCGTACCGTCCCCCGCGCGCAGGCCGAGGCGTACCGCGCGCGCCACGAGGTCATTTCGGCGCGGCTCGCCGCCGGCAGCACCGTGCTCCACGTGTACGCCGAATCCGACCCGGGTGACGGCTTCGAGGCCGTCGAACCGGTGCTCGAGGATGTGTACTTCCATCGCCTCGCCACGGCCGCGGGCGGGCGCGTGCCGGCGGAGGCCTGA
- a CDS encoding fumarylacetoacetate hydrolase family protein has translation MSFDRRDFLKSAGAIGALAAAGCAPGPSTTPARTLGTGLARGLTLLSFRDGTLDRLGAKTAKGILDVARAAELLRLYAPSTLDDLLQQEDGPSVQAVVEAALTTPAAAPAFRPEEGLVYGPLVRRPDKIVCVGLNYRRHAEEVGAAIPAHPVLFNKFNASLNNHGGTVTLPVDLATQYDYEVELVIVIGRTAKRVSEAEALSHVAGYATGNDFTARDLQNGRGGQWMVGKALDGFAPIGPYLVTADQVDPDNLTIECRVNGETRQSSSTSDFIFGTRQMVSYISQYFTLKPGDLIFTGTPAGVIQGMAPERRQWLKPGDAVACSVQGLGELAFTLT, from the coding sequence ATGAGCTTCGATCGCCGCGACTTCCTGAAATCCGCTGGCGCGATTGGCGCGCTGGCCGCCGCCGGCTGTGCGCCGGGTCCGTCCACCACGCCGGCGCGGACGCTGGGCACCGGCCTCGCGCGGGGGCTCACGCTGCTCTCGTTCCGCGACGGCACCCTCGACCGCCTCGGCGCGAAGACCGCCAAGGGCATCCTCGACGTCGCGCGTGCGGCGGAGCTGCTGCGCCTGTACGCGCCGTCGACGCTGGACGACCTGCTGCAGCAGGAGGACGGGCCGAGCGTGCAGGCCGTGGTGGAGGCAGCGCTCACGACGCCGGCGGCTGCCCCGGCGTTCCGCCCCGAGGAGGGCCTCGTGTACGGGCCGCTGGTGCGCCGTCCGGACAAGATCGTCTGCGTCGGTCTCAACTATCGCCGGCACGCCGAGGAGGTCGGCGCAGCGATCCCGGCGCATCCGGTCCTCTTCAACAAGTTCAACGCCTCGCTCAACAACCACGGCGGCACGGTGACGCTGCCCGTCGATCTGGCCACCCAGTACGACTACGAGGTGGAGCTGGTCATCGTGATCGGGCGGACGGCGAAGCGCGTCTCCGAAGCCGAGGCGCTCTCGCACGTGGCCGGGTACGCCACCGGCAACGACTTCACGGCGCGCGACCTGCAGAACGGCCGCGGCGGGCAATGGATGGTGGGGAAGGCGCTCGACGGCTTCGCGCCGATTGGTCCGTATCTCGTCACCGCCGACCAGGTGGATCCCGACAACCTCACCATCGAGTGCCGCGTCAATGGCGAGACGCGGCAGTCGTCCAGCACGTCCGACTTCATCTTCGGTACGCGGCAGATGGTGAGCTACATCTCACAGTATTTCACGCTCAAGCCGGGCGATCTCATCTTCACCGGCACGCCGGCCGGCGTCATTCAGGGCATGGCGCCAGAGCGGCGGCAGTGGCTGAAGCCGGGCGATGCGGTGGCCTGCTCGGTGCAGGGACTTGGCGAGCTGGCGTTCACGCTGACCTGA
- a CDS encoding SDR family oxidoreductase, protein MSWTNAVAFITGAGSGIGRALALALARHGAQVTVADINRDAAERVAAEAGPTASAVVVDVRNAEEVRAAIEAAAAGGRLDLLVNNAGIGVSGETHEIPLAHWEHILDINVRGVIHGVAAGYPIMVRQGHGHILNVASLAGLGPAPLFTPYAMTKHAVVGLSTSLRIEAAVHGVKVHVLCPSAIETPLLDSTPPADLPGIPWRPDTRRLLEAFAGPPYGVEALARETLDAVERNEGIIVRPSRARFLWRLGRWFPALVERGGLAAVERERRARR, encoded by the coding sequence ATGTCGTGGACCAACGCAGTCGCCTTCATCACCGGAGCGGGCTCCGGCATTGGTCGGGCGCTTGCCCTCGCGCTGGCCCGACATGGCGCACAGGTCACCGTCGCCGATATCAACCGGGACGCCGCCGAGCGGGTGGCGGCGGAGGCCGGGCCAACCGCCAGCGCCGTCGTGGTGGATGTGCGGAATGCGGAGGAGGTGCGCGCGGCCATCGAGGCGGCTGCCGCCGGCGGGCGGCTCGACCTGCTGGTCAACAACGCGGGCATCGGCGTCTCGGGGGAAACGCACGAGATTCCGCTCGCCCACTGGGAGCACATCCTCGACATCAACGTGCGTGGGGTTATCCACGGGGTGGCCGCTGGCTACCCGATCATGGTGCGTCAGGGGCACGGGCACATCCTGAACGTCGCGTCGCTTGCCGGTCTGGGTCCGGCGCCGCTCTTCACGCCGTACGCCATGACCAAGCACGCCGTGGTTGGCCTGAGCACGAGCCTGCGCATCGAGGCCGCGGTACACGGCGTGAAGGTGCACGTGCTCTGCCCGTCGGCGATCGAGACGCCGCTGCTCGACTCCACGCCGCCGGCTGATCTGCCTGGGATCCCCTGGCGCCCCGACACACGCCGCCTGCTCGAGGCGTTCGCCGGACCGCCCTATGGGGTCGAGGCGTTGGCGCGGGAAACGCTCGACGCGGTCGAACGGAACGAAGGCATCATCGTGCGCCCGTCGCGGGCCCGTTTCCTCTGGCGCCTGGGGCGCTGGTTCCCGGCGCTCGTCGAGCGCGGCGGCCTCGCCGCCGTTGAACGGGAGCGCCGCGCGCGGCGGTGA